One stretch of Candidatus Nitrosotenuis cloacae DNA includes these proteins:
- a CDS encoding aldo/keto reductase yields the protein MISGFATTDGTKKFTQRPGLVAENYKTIHGLSLSNVGIGTYLGNADSQTDVAVIDAIKKSVISGINVIDTAINYRAQKAERAVGKAISELISEGKIERNQIFVSTKNGYVTNDADVKEEFWSYVQKEYAAKGVIGANDISSGYHCMTIPYLADQLNRSLNNLGLDCIDLMYLHNAVEGQPDISREQFLQNLEKVFSFYEQKRKEGKIRFYGMATWECFRVPKENSHYLSLEDTIQMAIRVGGENHGFRFIQLPYNMYYDQAFMLKSQVVGGKEMSILDATLTLGIGVFTSVPLMQGRLIEPGVKLPDFGGLSAPSLKCLQFIRSTPGVLAPLVGQKTQSHVDQNLQIMKTPPMQNAEFTELVKKLVS from the coding sequence ATGATTTCTGGCTTTGCGACAACGGATGGAACAAAAAAATTCACGCAAAGGCCAGGACTGGTAGCAGAAAATTACAAAACCATTCACGGCCTGAGCCTATCAAATGTTGGAATTGGAACATATCTTGGCAATGCGGATTCGCAGACTGATGTGGCAGTAATTGATGCAATCAAAAAATCCGTCATATCTGGAATTAATGTGATTGACACTGCCATTAACTATAGGGCACAAAAAGCAGAACGTGCAGTGGGAAAAGCGATATCGGAGCTAATATCTGAGGGTAAAATAGAGCGCAATCAAATCTTTGTGAGCACAAAAAATGGCTATGTCACAAACGATGCCGATGTAAAAGAAGAGTTTTGGTCTTATGTGCAAAAAGAATATGCTGCTAAAGGTGTGATTGGCGCAAACGACATCTCATCTGGCTATCACTGCATGACAATTCCATATTTGGCTGATCAGCTAAACCGTAGCCTGAATAATTTGGGCCTTGACTGCATTGATCTAATGTATTTGCATAATGCCGTGGAGGGACAGCCAGACATTTCACGCGAACAATTTCTGCAAAATCTGGAAAAAGTGTTTTCATTTTATGAGCAAAAGCGAAAGGAAGGCAAAATTCGATTTTATGGAATGGCCACATGGGAGTGCTTTAGGGTACCAAAGGAAAACTCACACTATCTATCACTAGAAGATACGATTCAGATGGCAATCAGAGTTGGGGGAGAGAATCATGGATTCAGATTCATCCAGCTACCATACAACATGTATTATGATCAAGCATTCATGCTAAAATCCCAAGTCGTTGGTGGCAAAGAAATGTCAATACTTGATGCTACCTTAACTTTGGGAATTGGCGTGTTTACCAGTGTTCCATTAATGCAGGGAAGACTAATTGAGCCCGGAGTAAAACTGCCTGATTTTGGTGGATTGTCTGCGCCATCGCTAAAATGCCTCCAGTTCATTCGCTCAACTCCTGGTGTTTTGGCACCACTGGTTGGACAAAAAACACAGAGCCATGTTGATCAAAACCTGCAGATAATGAAGACTCCACCAATGCAGAATGCGGAATTTACGGAATTGGTAAAAAAACTAGTCTCTTAA
- a CDS encoding prenyltransferase encodes MSISVWFRVIRIKFLLASVIAVSLGLAISYWQTKTLDIISGVITMGGVIALHASVDLLNDYWDYKRGIDTITKRTKFSGGTGVLPEGLLKPSTVYRAGMICLASGSLAGAYFIVLHGWIIAVILGFAILSIYFYSTKIVDSGLGEIFVGIKGTMIVLGTMYIQTQAIMPTNIVAGVIAGTLSSFVLFITSFPDHDADKQKGRKTLVIALGKSKASSLYWVFPAVVYGLVMFGVITEMFPSYSLIVFTGIFMISKSASKIKKSLDNMDEFVHIMKSTVLFSRITGALFVVSFVIAILANNS; translated from the coding sequence ATGAGCATATCTGTTTGGTTTCGAGTAATTAGGATAAAATTTCTCTTAGCATCTGTGATTGCAGTATCACTGGGCCTTGCCATATCGTACTGGCAGACAAAGACGCTGGATATCATATCTGGTGTGATAACGATGGGTGGAGTAATTGCATTACACGCAAGCGTTGATCTCCTAAATGACTATTGGGACTACAAGCGGGGAATTGACACCATAACAAAGAGAACCAAGTTCAGTGGTGGCACTGGAGTTTTGCCTGAGGGCTTGCTCAAGCCCTCCACAGTGTATCGTGCAGGCATGATCTGTCTGGCTTCGGGCTCACTTGCAGGTGCGTATTTCATCGTTCTTCATGGCTGGATTATTGCAGTGATTCTGGGATTTGCAATATTGTCCATCTATTTCTATTCTACAAAAATAGTTGATTCCGGATTGGGTGAGATATTTGTTGGAATCAAGGGTACAATGATAGTTCTAGGCACAATGTATATCCAAACCCAGGCAATCATGCCAACAAACATTGTCGCTGGAGTTATTGCAGGAACATTATCGTCATTTGTTTTGTTTATCACGTCTTTCCCTGATCATGATGCAGACAAGCAAAAGGGAAGAAAAACACTAGTCATCGCTCTGGGAAAATCAAAGGCATCTTCCCTGTATTGGGTATTTCCAGCTGTTGTGTATGGTTTGGTTATGTTTGGCGTAATAACTGAGATGTTTCCAAGTTACTCACTGATTGTGTTTACTGGAATATTCATGATATCCAAATCTGCATCAAAAATAAAAAAATCACTTGATAACATGGATGAGTTTGTCCATATCATGAAATCAACTGTTTTGTTTTCTAGGATTACGGGCGCGCTGTTTGTTGTATCGTTTGTGATTGCCATACTGGCAAATAACAGTTAA